One part of the Megachile rotundata isolate GNS110a chromosome 16, iyMegRotu1, whole genome shotgun sequence genome encodes these proteins:
- the snRNP-U1-C gene encoding small ribonucleoprotein particle U1 subunit C has product MPKYYCDYCDTYLTHDSPSVRKTHCQGRKHKDNVKYFYQKWMEEQAQHLIDATTAAFKAGKIASNPFAANKGAAIPPPPNLGPRPGVPPQGPPGMMPPPGMHPGGPMGPGGPMMMGPHGPMPPMMGMRPPMMGPMGPMGPMMGPMGPMGPMRPPMNGPPPPMGGPPPMKK; this is encoded by the coding sequence ATGCCAAAGTATTATTGTGACTACTGTGACACATATTTAACGCATGACTCGCCGAGTGTACGAAAAACTCACTGCCAAGGCCGTAAACACAAGGacaatgtgaaatatttttatcaaaagtGGATGGAGGAGCAGGCCCAACATTTGATTGATGCAACAACGGCAGCATTCAAAGCAGGGAAGATTGCGTCTAATCCATTTGCTGCAAATAAAGGAGCAGCGATTCCACCACCTCCAAATCTTGGTCCTCGACCTGGAGTACCACCTCAAGGTCCACCAGGTATGATGCCACCACCAGGAATGCATCCTGGTGGGCCAATGGGACCAGGAGGGCCTATGATGATGGGACCGCATGGACCAATGCCACCAATGATGGGTATGAGGCCACCTATGATGGGTCCTATGGGACCAATGGGGCCAATGATGGGTCCGATGGGACCTATGGGCCCAATGAGACCTCCAATGAATGGACCACCACCACCTATGGGAGGACCTCCACcgatgaaaaaataa
- the LOC100881772 gene encoding uncharacterized protein LOC100881772 isoform X1, which yields MDHDAFRDYCKAENSEDEEVNYDLQSRLYAEIYYGPSDIETIDVKPNIKYENNADNETGQVNESTVPQSAPNDNLSKDNYGTNQENSGHSSMITEKDDKTSIKLIVTANEIDTSHNNINNQSNLPSVKSVEHFVGNVKSVNNNVQSSSSKNMENVKNSLDCQNTLSERNIAEAETELDSKEHLKTLQCLNPETPVNESSCNNTEKTQELATKETELNDNCDNILNKYNYLKVAINNLYIKKYVDLEEKLQRIEEEKERCLKEAESKKDEENKQQANPANQMDTESRYDVVAANEKTPKVSDCTVTIMVSSETDSDSEDSILEVPIPPKPQPPVINLNDSDESSDLCSSNDSDDEELPTVIECVNDSSKKTTDKSDKGEKSLDTNTANEDIVLNCTDIQKCATSIQEIRDTSRSVQSSSAYNENDSGILYYPFSDDENMQNSYIPSKPTAKSNFVYERDKEKTVSFAEDIVLSNCLKSNESTTNKRRHNESDNEHCTNAERTESRCHENKRSKVNPEEHTNHDKNNSQRWQEYFFRPMSDNVKDFYNESRGQENFDIREIQNNMSKDPRLWTILDEDLMPGLNRHRYWNSKNNHCNYPGRQRHNYAEQSKPPRCHMCGSEGHTEARCPEKMCLTCGKKQGTFRKTCESCRILYCNMCGAVGHKSTECPDLWRRFHQTTQNSAINIPDNLSDVMKPADLLYCCNCTKRGHDSSTCNEYRWSQHFPTPAYVSNYVDGPEYENTEPHAVSSKNEDVILLSDTKKHKTKTFEEGQDNLEGCFVVFSYGQFLTKNPNGEEVKKNLINDQIHASQLTNFFKGRILPSFLDNLKKVVNFEIKVYYDEKRELMTRVRSIADVAPRICDIFVFWLKLSDEDKHLEVCVNFPRATKKMLRYLNSKLGELEKELNDPNKLYNEIMRQNTKLSNAKDSSEAASISKMILRLRGKLMKVFHAKPRMSDSVMKLKKLVKSVAAAGKRRVDIPLYLSIALTYNKIFIPRKLTDTEMTRLRKNYYNAKIETRRKKREEKKAQTISDPYESLIRNLISYNNRKSKPNTPPLVDNSDAMQSTRSSEKNNTQTSTVISASVTNPVKDNVQCSDNTEDNIKTTCIEKSDMRTNTDESDAVYPIERIQLPRNENVPSSSEALDIIEQASIVPSDSVPLPKLADLVKQSKHDRSNLITVPIKDKELSGPQKNNVPCPEARSPQNNTEKSSGTTSTNTETIETSTSKQDDASCSSDSISTKKKVKKSKKRKSDENNSEPTTNHSINHALWNKANAVMNEALGFNLPYMNKAVEEVRKRINDGRLKQEHVDVLQRLINLENDHQKYVSSFCNYLQ from the exons ATGGATCATGATGCATTTCGGG ATTACTGTAAAGCTGAAAATAGCGAGGATGAGGAAGTAAATTATGATCTTCAGTCTCGATTGTACGCCGAAATTTATTATGGTCCAAGCGATATAGAGACCATAGATGTAAAACCAAACATTAAGTATGAAAATAATGCCGACAATGAAACGGGACAAGTAAATGAAAGTACTGTTCCACAATCTGCTCCCAATGACAATTTAAGTAAGGACAATTATGGAACAAATCAGGAAAACTCAGGGCATAGTTCAATGATAACTGAAAAGGATGATAAAACcagtattaaattaattgttactGCAAATGAAATTGATACATCGCATAACAACATAAATAATCAAAGTAACTTACCTTCTGTGAAATCAGTGGAACATTTTGTAGGAAATGTTAAATCCGTAAACAACAATGTACAATCATCGTCatctaaaaatatggaaaatgtcAAAAATAGTTTAGATTGTCAGAATACATTGTCAGAGAGAAACATTGCAGAAGCAGAAACAGAATTAGATAGTAAAGAACACTTAAAAACCTTACAGTGTTTAAATCCTGAAACACCTGTGAATGAGTCTTCTTGCAATAACACTGAAAAAACACAGGAACTAGCAACTAAAGAAACAGAATTAAATGATAACTGTGAcaatattttgaacaaatataattatttaaaagtggCTATTAATAAtctgtatattaaaaaatatgtggaCCTAGAAGAGAAGTTGCAGCGAatagaagaagagaaagaaagatgTTTGAAAGAAGCAGAATCTAAAAAGGATGAAGAGAATAAGCAACAGGCAAATCCTGCGAATCAAATGGATACAGAAAGTAGATATGATGTAGTAGCTGCAAATGAAAAAACTCCAAAAGTATCTGAttgtacagtaacaatcatggTATCATCAGAAACAGACAGTGATTCTGAAGATTCCATTTTAGAAGTACCTATACCGCCAAAACCTCAACCCcctgttataaatttaaatgattcTGATGAAAGCTCTGATTTGTGCAGTAGTAATGATAGTGACGATGAAGAGCTCCCAACTGTCATAGAATGTGTTAATGATTCGTCTAAAAAAACTACAGATAAATCTGATAAAGGTGAAAAATCTTTGGATACAAATACAGCTAATGAAGACATAGTGCTAAATTGCACAGATATCCAAAAATGTGCTACGAGTATACAAGAAATAAGAGATACAAGCAGAAGTGTTCAGTCAAGTTCAGCTTATAATGAAAATGATTCAGGTATATTATATTATCCTTTCAGTGATGATGAAAACATGCAAAACTCCTACATACCTTCAAAACCTACTGCCAAAAGTAATTTTGTATATGAAAGAGATAAAGAGAAAACAGTCAGTTTTGCAGAAGATATAGTTTTATCCAATTGCCTTAAATCTAATGAATCAACTACAAATAAGAGAAGACATAATGAAAGTGATAATGAACATTGCACTAATGCGGAACGGACAGAAAGTAGATGTCATGAAAACAAGCGTTCTAAAGTAAACCCTGAAGAACATACTAATCACGATAAGAATAACTCACAAAGGTGGCAAGAATATTTCTTTCGTCCCATGTCCGACAATGTTAaagatttttataatgaatCTCGAGGTCAAGAGAATTTTGATATCAGGGAAATACAGAATAATATGTCAA agGATCCAAGACTTTGGACTATTTTAGATGAAGACCTGATGCCTGGTCTTAACAGACATAGATATTGGAATTCAAAAAATAATCACTGTAATTATCCAGGACGTCAAAGGCATAATTATGCAGAACAATCTAAACCTCCTCGATGCCATATGTGTGGTAGTGAAGGACACACAGAAGCCCGATGTCCTGAAAAAATGTGCCTCACG tgtggtaaaaagcaagGAACGTTTAGAAAAACTTGTGAGTCGTGCCGCATATTGTATTGTAATATGTGTGGAGCGGTAGGACATAAATCGACGGAATGTCCAGATCTTTGGAGAAGGTTTCATCAAACG acacaaaattctgcaatAAACATCCCAGATAATTTATCTGATGTTATGAAACCTGCAGATTTACTGTATTGTTGCAATTGTACCAAACGTGGCCATGATTCTTCGACTTGTAATGAATATCGATGGTCGCAACATTTTCCTACGCCAGCATACGTATCAAATTATGTCGATGGTCCAGAATATGAAAATACAGAACCACATGCTGTAAGTAGTAAAAACGAAGATGTCATCCTATTATCTGATACTAAGAAACATAAAACTAAGACATTTGAAGAAGGTCAAGATAACCTTGAAGGTTGTTTCGTTGTATTTTCGTACGGACAATTCCTTACAAAAAATCCAAATGGTGAAGAGGTTAAAAAGAATCTTATAAACGATCAAATTCATGCTTCccagttaacaaatttttttaagggCCGCATTTTACCATCTTTCTTGGATAATTTAAAGAAAGTAGTAAACTTTGAAATCAAAGTATATTATGATGAAAAAAGGGAACTAATGACAAGGGTTCGATCTATAGCAGACGTTGCTCCGCGTATTTGTGATATTTTTGTGTTTTGGCTGAAACTTTCAGACGAAGATAAACATTTAGAGGTGTGTGTAAATTTTCCACGTGCCACAAAGAAAATGCTcagatatttaaattcaaaattaggGGAACTGGAAAAAGAATTAAATGATCCTAATAAACTCTATAATGAAATAATGAGACAGAATACAAAGCTGTCCAATGCAAAGGATTCTTCAGAAGCAGCTTCTATTTCGAAAATGATATTGCGTCTGAGAGGAAAATTAATGAAAGTATTTCACGCGAAACCCAGGATGAGTGATTCTGTAATGAAATTAAAGAAACTAGTGAAATCTGTAGCTGCAGCTGGGAAAAGGAGAGTTGATATTCCGTTGTATTTAAGTATTGCTCTGACttacaacaaaatatttataccgCGGAAATTAACGGATACTGAAATGACTCGTTTacgtaaaaattattataatgcaAAGATAGAAACTAGAAGGAAAAAAAGGGAAGAGAAGAAAGCACAAACAATAAGTGATCCATACGAGTCACTTATACGAAATTTAATATcttataataatagaaaaagcAAACCCAATACACCTCCGCTTGTTGACAACAGTGATGCTATGCAATCGACGAGATCGTCTGAAAAAAACAATACACAAACCTCCACTGTTATTTCTGCTAGTGTTACAAATCCTGTAAAAGATAATGTTCAATGTAGCGATAATACGGAAGATAATATAAAAACTACTTGCATTGAAAAGTCTGACATGAGAACTAATACTGATGAATCTGATGCAGTGTATCCTATAGAGCGTATACAGTTACCACGTAATGAAAATGTACCAAGCAGTAGCGAAGCACTAGATATCATAGAACAAGCCAGTATTGTTCCATCCGATTCAGTTCCTTTACCTAAGTTAGCGGATCTTGTAAAACAATCAAAACATGATAGGTCTAATTTAATAACTGTACCTATCAAAGACAAAGAACTCTCTGGACCACAGAAAAATAATGTACCTTGTCCTGAAGCAAGATCTCCACAAAATAACACAGAGAAATCTTcaggaacaacaagtactaacACTGAAACGATAGAAACGTCTACTTCAAAACAAGATGACGCAAGTTGTTCTTCAGACAGTATTTCGACAAAGAAGAAAgtcaaaaaatccaaaaaaagAAAATCAGATGAAAATAATTCAGAACCTACAACAAATCACTCGATAAATCATGCTTTGTGGAATAAAGCTAACGCCGTTATGAATGAAGCTCTTGGATTTAATTTACCATATATGAATAAAGCTGTGGAAGAAGTTCGAAAAAGGATAAATGATGGAAGACTTAAGCAGGAACATGTTGATGTGTTACAAAGACTAATAAATTTAGAGAATGATCACCAAAAATATGTGAGTTCGTTTTGTAACTATTTACAGTGA
- the LOC100881772 gene encoding uncharacterized protein LOC100881772 isoform X2 produces the protein MDHDAFRDYCKAENSEDEEVNYDLQSRLYAEIYYGPSDIETIDVKPNIKYENNADNETGQVNESTVPQSAPNDNLSKDNYGTNQENSGHSSMITEKDDKTSIKLIVTANEIDTSHNNINNQSNLPSVKSVEHFVGNVKSVNNNVQSSSSKNMENVKNSLDCQNTLSERNIAEAETELDSKEHLKTLQCLNPETPVNESSCNNTEKTQELATKETELNDNCDNILNKYNYLKVAINNLYIKKYVDLEEKLQRIEEEKERCLKEAESKKDEENKQQANPANQMDTESRYDVVAANEKTPKVSDCTVTIMVSSETDSDSEDSILEVPIPPKPQPPVINLNDSDESSDLCSSNDSDDEELPTVIECVNDSSKKTTDKSDKGEKSLDTNTANEDIVLNCTDIQKCATSIQEIRDTSRSVQSSSAYNENDSGILYYPFSDDENMQNSYIPSKPTAKSNFVYERDKEKTVSFAEDIVLSNCLKSNESTTNKRRHNESDNEHCTNAERTESRCHENKRSKVNPEEHTNHDKNNSQRWQEYFFRPMSDNVKDFYNESRGQENFDIREIQNNMSNEDLMPGLNRHRYWNSKNNHCNYPGRQRHNYAEQSKPPRCHMCGSEGHTEARCPEKMCLTCGKKQGTFRKTCESCRILYCNMCGAVGHKSTECPDLWRRFHQTTQNSAINIPDNLSDVMKPADLLYCCNCTKRGHDSSTCNEYRWSQHFPTPAYVSNYVDGPEYENTEPHAVSSKNEDVILLSDTKKHKTKTFEEGQDNLEGCFVVFSYGQFLTKNPNGEEVKKNLINDQIHASQLTNFFKGRILPSFLDNLKKVVNFEIKVYYDEKRELMTRVRSIADVAPRICDIFVFWLKLSDEDKHLEVCVNFPRATKKMLRYLNSKLGELEKELNDPNKLYNEIMRQNTKLSNAKDSSEAASISKMILRLRGKLMKVFHAKPRMSDSVMKLKKLVKSVAAAGKRRVDIPLYLSIALTYNKIFIPRKLTDTEMTRLRKNYYNAKIETRRKKREEKKAQTISDPYESLIRNLISYNNRKSKPNTPPLVDNSDAMQSTRSSEKNNTQTSTVISASVTNPVKDNVQCSDNTEDNIKTTCIEKSDMRTNTDESDAVYPIERIQLPRNENVPSSSEALDIIEQASIVPSDSVPLPKLADLVKQSKHDRSNLITVPIKDKELSGPQKNNVPCPEARSPQNNTEKSSGTTSTNTETIETSTSKQDDASCSSDSISTKKKVKKSKKRKSDENNSEPTTNHSINHALWNKANAVMNEALGFNLPYMNKAVEEVRKRINDGRLKQEHVDVLQRLINLENDHQKYVSSFCNYLQ, from the exons ATGGATCATGATGCATTTCGGG ATTACTGTAAAGCTGAAAATAGCGAGGATGAGGAAGTAAATTATGATCTTCAGTCTCGATTGTACGCCGAAATTTATTATGGTCCAAGCGATATAGAGACCATAGATGTAAAACCAAACATTAAGTATGAAAATAATGCCGACAATGAAACGGGACAAGTAAATGAAAGTACTGTTCCACAATCTGCTCCCAATGACAATTTAAGTAAGGACAATTATGGAACAAATCAGGAAAACTCAGGGCATAGTTCAATGATAACTGAAAAGGATGATAAAACcagtattaaattaattgttactGCAAATGAAATTGATACATCGCATAACAACATAAATAATCAAAGTAACTTACCTTCTGTGAAATCAGTGGAACATTTTGTAGGAAATGTTAAATCCGTAAACAACAATGTACAATCATCGTCatctaaaaatatggaaaatgtcAAAAATAGTTTAGATTGTCAGAATACATTGTCAGAGAGAAACATTGCAGAAGCAGAAACAGAATTAGATAGTAAAGAACACTTAAAAACCTTACAGTGTTTAAATCCTGAAACACCTGTGAATGAGTCTTCTTGCAATAACACTGAAAAAACACAGGAACTAGCAACTAAAGAAACAGAATTAAATGATAACTGTGAcaatattttgaacaaatataattatttaaaagtggCTATTAATAAtctgtatattaaaaaatatgtggaCCTAGAAGAGAAGTTGCAGCGAatagaagaagagaaagaaagatgTTTGAAAGAAGCAGAATCTAAAAAGGATGAAGAGAATAAGCAACAGGCAAATCCTGCGAATCAAATGGATACAGAAAGTAGATATGATGTAGTAGCTGCAAATGAAAAAACTCCAAAAGTATCTGAttgtacagtaacaatcatggTATCATCAGAAACAGACAGTGATTCTGAAGATTCCATTTTAGAAGTACCTATACCGCCAAAACCTCAACCCcctgttataaatttaaatgattcTGATGAAAGCTCTGATTTGTGCAGTAGTAATGATAGTGACGATGAAGAGCTCCCAACTGTCATAGAATGTGTTAATGATTCGTCTAAAAAAACTACAGATAAATCTGATAAAGGTGAAAAATCTTTGGATACAAATACAGCTAATGAAGACATAGTGCTAAATTGCACAGATATCCAAAAATGTGCTACGAGTATACAAGAAATAAGAGATACAAGCAGAAGTGTTCAGTCAAGTTCAGCTTATAATGAAAATGATTCAGGTATATTATATTATCCTTTCAGTGATGATGAAAACATGCAAAACTCCTACATACCTTCAAAACCTACTGCCAAAAGTAATTTTGTATATGAAAGAGATAAAGAGAAAACAGTCAGTTTTGCAGAAGATATAGTTTTATCCAATTGCCTTAAATCTAATGAATCAACTACAAATAAGAGAAGACATAATGAAAGTGATAATGAACATTGCACTAATGCGGAACGGACAGAAAGTAGATGTCATGAAAACAAGCGTTCTAAAGTAAACCCTGAAGAACATACTAATCACGATAAGAATAACTCACAAAGGTGGCAAGAATATTTCTTTCGTCCCATGTCCGACAATGTTAaagatttttataatgaatCTCGAGGTCAAGAGAATTTTGATATCAGGGAAATACAGAATAATATGTCAA ATGAAGACCTGATGCCTGGTCTTAACAGACATAGATATTGGAATTCAAAAAATAATCACTGTAATTATCCAGGACGTCAAAGGCATAATTATGCAGAACAATCTAAACCTCCTCGATGCCATATGTGTGGTAGTGAAGGACACACAGAAGCCCGATGTCCTGAAAAAATGTGCCTCACG tgtggtaaaaagcaagGAACGTTTAGAAAAACTTGTGAGTCGTGCCGCATATTGTATTGTAATATGTGTGGAGCGGTAGGACATAAATCGACGGAATGTCCAGATCTTTGGAGAAGGTTTCATCAAACG acacaaaattctgcaatAAACATCCCAGATAATTTATCTGATGTTATGAAACCTGCAGATTTACTGTATTGTTGCAATTGTACCAAACGTGGCCATGATTCTTCGACTTGTAATGAATATCGATGGTCGCAACATTTTCCTACGCCAGCATACGTATCAAATTATGTCGATGGTCCAGAATATGAAAATACAGAACCACATGCTGTAAGTAGTAAAAACGAAGATGTCATCCTATTATCTGATACTAAGAAACATAAAACTAAGACATTTGAAGAAGGTCAAGATAACCTTGAAGGTTGTTTCGTTGTATTTTCGTACGGACAATTCCTTACAAAAAATCCAAATGGTGAAGAGGTTAAAAAGAATCTTATAAACGATCAAATTCATGCTTCccagttaacaaatttttttaagggCCGCATTTTACCATCTTTCTTGGATAATTTAAAGAAAGTAGTAAACTTTGAAATCAAAGTATATTATGATGAAAAAAGGGAACTAATGACAAGGGTTCGATCTATAGCAGACGTTGCTCCGCGTATTTGTGATATTTTTGTGTTTTGGCTGAAACTTTCAGACGAAGATAAACATTTAGAGGTGTGTGTAAATTTTCCACGTGCCACAAAGAAAATGCTcagatatttaaattcaaaattaggGGAACTGGAAAAAGAATTAAATGATCCTAATAAACTCTATAATGAAATAATGAGACAGAATACAAAGCTGTCCAATGCAAAGGATTCTTCAGAAGCAGCTTCTATTTCGAAAATGATATTGCGTCTGAGAGGAAAATTAATGAAAGTATTTCACGCGAAACCCAGGATGAGTGATTCTGTAATGAAATTAAAGAAACTAGTGAAATCTGTAGCTGCAGCTGGGAAAAGGAGAGTTGATATTCCGTTGTATTTAAGTATTGCTCTGACttacaacaaaatatttataccgCGGAAATTAACGGATACTGAAATGACTCGTTTacgtaaaaattattataatgcaAAGATAGAAACTAGAAGGAAAAAAAGGGAAGAGAAGAAAGCACAAACAATAAGTGATCCATACGAGTCACTTATACGAAATTTAATATcttataataatagaaaaagcAAACCCAATACACCTCCGCTTGTTGACAACAGTGATGCTATGCAATCGACGAGATCGTCTGAAAAAAACAATACACAAACCTCCACTGTTATTTCTGCTAGTGTTACAAATCCTGTAAAAGATAATGTTCAATGTAGCGATAATACGGAAGATAATATAAAAACTACTTGCATTGAAAAGTCTGACATGAGAACTAATACTGATGAATCTGATGCAGTGTATCCTATAGAGCGTATACAGTTACCACGTAATGAAAATGTACCAAGCAGTAGCGAAGCACTAGATATCATAGAACAAGCCAGTATTGTTCCATCCGATTCAGTTCCTTTACCTAAGTTAGCGGATCTTGTAAAACAATCAAAACATGATAGGTCTAATTTAATAACTGTACCTATCAAAGACAAAGAACTCTCTGGACCACAGAAAAATAATGTACCTTGTCCTGAAGCAAGATCTCCACAAAATAACACAGAGAAATCTTcaggaacaacaagtactaacACTGAAACGATAGAAACGTCTACTTCAAAACAAGATGACGCAAGTTGTTCTTCAGACAGTATTTCGACAAAGAAGAAAgtcaaaaaatccaaaaaaagAAAATCAGATGAAAATAATTCAGAACCTACAACAAATCACTCGATAAATCATGCTTTGTGGAATAAAGCTAACGCCGTTATGAATGAAGCTCTTGGATTTAATTTACCATATATGAATAAAGCTGTGGAAGAAGTTCGAAAAAGGATAAATGATGGAAGACTTAAGCAGGAACATGTTGATGTGTTACAAAGACTAATAAATTTAGAGAATGATCACCAAAAATATGTGAGTTCGTTTTGTAACTATTTACAGTGA